Proteins found in one Nostoc sp. NIES-3756 genomic segment:
- a CDS encoding type II toxin-antitoxin system YhaV family toxin, whose amino-acid sequence MSVNQPLVINEWNIFAHPLFLNQFEELLTQVENLRQKYPQDYKKKNATKPLAAIAKLAFDVIPQDPTRSEYRQGDTLGDEYKHWFRAKFFQQYRIFFRYHQESKIIVFAWVNDENSKRAYDSKTDAYLVFQKMLESGHPPDNWNDLIAEAKGAVNRLEKVAKAEI is encoded by the coding sequence TTGTCTGTAAATCAGCCACTAGTGATTAATGAATGGAACATATTTGCTCATCCTCTCTTCCTTAACCAGTTTGAAGAACTTCTGACACAGGTGGAAAATTTGCGTCAGAAGTATCCTCAAGATTACAAGAAGAAAAACGCCACAAAGCCTCTAGCTGCTATAGCAAAGCTGGCATTCGATGTTATTCCTCAAGACCCTACACGTAGCGAATATCGTCAAGGCGATACGCTTGGTGATGAGTACAAGCATTGGTTTAGAGCTAAATTTTTTCAGCAGTACCGGATATTTTTTCGATATCATCAAGAGAGTAAAATAATTGTTTTCGCTTGGGTTAACGATGAAAACTCCAAGCGAGCCTATGATAGTAAGACAGACGCTTATTTAGTATTTCAAAAAATGCTGGAAAGTGGTCATCCTCCAGATAATTGGAATGACTTAATCGCAGAGGCAAAAGGTGCAGTTAATCGTTTAGAGAAAGTAGCCAAAGCAGAAATTTAA
- the nusG gene encoding transcription termination/antitermination protein NusG translates to MTSAADEPMNSGLQSEETAETASKEARWYAVQVASGCEKRVKTNLEQRIQTFDVAEKIVQVEIPHTPAVKIRKDGSRSHTEEKVFPGYVLVRMVMDDDTWQVVRNTSHVINFVGAEQKRGSGKGRGHVKPLPLSHSEVERIFKQTTEQEPVVKIDMASGDKIVVLSGPFKDFEGEVIEVSPERSKLKALLSIFGRDTPVELEFNQVEKQS, encoded by the coding sequence ATGACTTCTGCGGCAGACGAACCAATGAACTCGGGGTTGCAGTCAGAGGAAACAGCAGAAACAGCGTCTAAAGAAGCACGCTGGTATGCAGTGCAAGTAGCCTCAGGTTGCGAAAAACGGGTGAAAACCAATTTAGAGCAGCGCATTCAAACTTTTGATGTAGCTGAAAAAATTGTCCAAGTAGAAATTCCCCATACACCAGCAGTTAAAATCCGTAAGGATGGTAGCCGCTCACACACAGAAGAGAAAGTATTTCCTGGCTATGTGTTAGTGCGCATGGTGATGGATGATGATACTTGGCAGGTGGTACGCAACACATCCCATGTAATTAACTTTGTGGGAGCAGAACAAAAACGTGGTTCAGGCAAAGGTCGTGGACACGTTAAGCCGTTACCCCTAAGCCATTCTGAAGTAGAACGGATCTTCAAACAAACCACCGAACAAGAGCCAGTTGTCAAAATTGACATGGCTAGTGGTGATAAGATAGTCGTGCTTTCTGGCCCATTTAAGGACTTTGAAGGCGAGGTAATAGAAGTTAGTCCAGAACGGAGTAAACTGAAGGCCTTGCTCTCAATTTTCGGGCGAGACACACCAGTAGAACTGGAATTTAATCAGGTAGAAAAACAGAGCTAA
- the secE gene encoding preprotein translocase subunit SecE, with amino-acid sequence MAKKNEAEIAETSGGGFNFGNFFQGTREELDKVVWPSRKQLISESAAVLLMVTLSASLIYLVDGLFAWVAKQVF; translated from the coding sequence GTGGCCAAGAAAAATGAGGCAGAAATCGCAGAGACTTCTGGTGGTGGGTTCAACTTTGGCAACTTTTTCCAAGGAACTAGAGAAGAATTAGACAAAGTAGTTTGGCCCAGCCGTAAGCAACTAATCAGCGAATCAGCAGCCGTGTTGCTCATGGTGACACTCTCCGCTTCCTTAATCTATTTAGTCGATGGATTGTTCGCTTGGGTAGCAAAACAGGTATTCTGA
- the rplK gene encoding 50S ribosomal protein L11, with amino-acid sequence MAKKVVAVIKLALNAGKANPAPPVGPALGQHGVNIMMFCKEYNAKTADQAGMVIPVEISVYEDRSFTFVLKTPPASVLIRKAAKIERGSNEPNKKKVGSITTAQLREIAQTKLPDLNANDIDAAMKIVAGTAKNMGVTIQD; translated from the coding sequence ATGGCGAAGAAAGTAGTAGCGGTCATTAAATTGGCCCTGAATGCTGGAAAAGCCAACCCAGCACCCCCAGTTGGCCCTGCGTTGGGTCAACATGGTGTTAACATCATGATGTTCTGCAAAGAGTACAACGCCAAAACAGCAGACCAAGCTGGGATGGTAATTCCTGTAGAAATCTCGGTTTATGAAGACCGGAGTTTTACATTTGTACTCAAAACCCCACCAGCATCAGTATTGATTCGCAAGGCGGCGAAGATTGAAAGGGGTTCTAACGAGCCTAATAAGAAAAAAGTCGGTTCAATTACCACAGCACAATTGCGGGAAATTGCTCAGACTAAACTCCCTGACCTCAACGCCAACGATATCGATGCGGCGATGAAAATTGTGGCTGGAACTGCCAAAAATATGGGCGTTACCATCCAAGATTAG
- a CDS encoding TetR/AcrR family transcriptional regulator, giving the protein MSKNSHRQSPSDKKVKSQSEDENPISDQSRRKPSGDRGRQRRDLILNTAADLLAEGGVEAINTNALAERANISIGSVYQYFSNKQAILTALGERYMQQLSSNTLAALKQDVSNLDFSTIVDRVIDPMISFERKHPAFRQLNAGHEGEGTLAEEAKRIDQEILATIYDLLLRICPGLNPTQGWHTARVTKALYKGMSYLIQQEKEIQNAGGNVDAMIADMKRMMVSYLENQLG; this is encoded by the coding sequence ATGAGCAAAAACTCACATCGTCAATCCCCTAGTGATAAAAAAGTGAAATCACAATCCGAAGATGAAAATCCCATATCTGATCAAAGCCGCCGCAAACCATCAGGCGATCGCGGTCGGCAAAGGCGTGATTTAATCTTGAACACGGCCGCCGATTTACTAGCAGAAGGAGGGGTAGAAGCCATCAATACCAATGCCTTAGCCGAGCGTGCCAATATTTCCATTGGGTCTGTATATCAGTATTTTTCCAACAAGCAGGCAATCCTCACTGCCTTGGGGGAGCGATATATGCAGCAGTTGAGCAGTAATACCTTAGCTGCGCTCAAACAGGATGTCTCCAACTTGGATTTTTCTACGATAGTTGATCGAGTAATTGACCCCATGATTAGCTTCGAGCGCAAGCATCCTGCGTTTAGGCAGTTAAATGCAGGTCATGAAGGGGAAGGCACGCTTGCAGAAGAAGCCAAACGGATCGATCAAGAAATATTGGCGACTATCTACGATTTGCTCCTCAGGATTTGTCCTGGACTAAACCCCACCCAAGGCTGGCATACTGCGCGGGTGACAAAAGCCCTTTATAAAGGCATGAGTTATTTAATACAACAAGAAAAAGAGATTCAGAACGCTGGCGGAAATGTTGATGCTATGATTGCTGACATGAAGCGGATGATGGTGAGTTACTTAGAAAATCAGTTGGGGTAA
- a CDS encoding efflux RND transporter permease subunit produces the protein MQQVDKTSGFSISAISIRQHIGTLMLALTVIVVGIFFLTNIQVDLLPSITYPRIGVRLDAPGISPEVAIDEITRPLEEALSATENVVQVFSRTREGQVSLDLFFQPGGDIDQALNDATAAFNRGRGQLPDTIEEPRVFKFDPSQQPIYELALTSTSLQGKDLRVFADEELSRELSVVPGVAAVDISGAAEEEVRVLVDLNRLQALGIGLNDVLEQLTARNQDVSGGRILGQNSEPLTRTFGRFQNAREIEDLSFEVASSPSTSSTNSTVPTSSRRVYLRDFAQVVDDTEEQRVFVYLNRQPAVKLSIQKQPDANTITVVDGVKRRIEELRQSGLIPEDMILTPTTDESRFIRNSLNDVIFSAVSGALLAAAAVLLFLGSLRQTLIISLAIPLCTLAAIALMKLFGLTLNVFSLAGLTLGIGQAIDTSVVILENIAERTGMTPNQKEREILADGEPKTKPNAKYYIETAIASSQEVESALVAATAANLVSVIPFLLIGGFIALLFNELILTISFAVAASLLVAVTIVPMLCSRLLAIPWSSRVSEFWLLRQFNHRFEDVTIFYGRLLRQVLRYRLIIIAVALVVLGSGTVFMAGQVSQEILPRINTGQANLRVQFPPGTPLETSQKIMQAVDEILIKQPETDYAFTTVGGSLFGNNTTENPLRANSTISLKAGQDVEAYVQKVTQELNQLNLAGITLRLSPGQVRGLILSNTPAQGSEVDVILQGTDEQSLQQAGRQVLQALDENATLARFRPDADPRQPEVQIRPDWERVASLGLTAQQIGQTIQTAIEGSVPTQIQRSNRLVDVRVELNQESIQRTSQLERLPLFTENNQLVRLLDVASIQEGQAPGEIQRINQRQVFIIAGNLSEGASLGDALAQVNQIVQGLELPEGVSFLPSSAQETNQQLQNSLKTLGALATFLIFVVMAVQYNSLIDPLVIMFTVPLALAGGLFGLYITQTAIGATVLVGAVLLVGIVVNAGILMVELANQIREEEGCTRQVAILKAAPQRLRPIMMTTVTTILGLFPLALGIGEGSEFLQPLGIVVFFGMAIATMLTLFIIPCFYILLHDVLGGAWSKPLSTQLRRWTKMFKF, from the coding sequence ATGCAGCAAGTAGATAAAACCAGTGGATTTAGTATCAGTGCTATCTCAATTCGCCAACACATCGGTACACTGATGCTGGCACTGACAGTAATAGTTGTGGGGATATTTTTCCTGACAAATATCCAAGTAGATTTGTTACCGTCAATTACTTACCCCCGGATTGGTGTAAGGTTGGATGCACCAGGTATTTCACCAGAAGTAGCAATAGATGAAATTACCAGACCTCTAGAAGAAGCTCTATCTGCTACTGAAAATGTTGTGCAGGTTTTTTCTCGTACCCGTGAAGGACAGGTAAGCTTGGATTTATTTTTCCAACCAGGAGGCGATATTGACCAAGCGCTCAATGATGCCACTGCGGCCTTTAACCGGGGCAGAGGACAGCTTCCTGACACAATAGAAGAACCACGAGTATTCAAATTCGACCCTTCCCAACAACCAATCTACGAATTAGCCCTAACTTCTACATCTTTGCAAGGTAAAGATTTACGAGTATTTGCTGATGAAGAATTATCCCGTGAACTTAGTGTTGTGCCAGGAGTCGCCGCAGTCGATATCTCTGGTGCGGCGGAAGAAGAAGTTAGGGTATTGGTTGACTTAAATCGTTTACAAGCCTTGGGAATTGGCTTAAATGATGTACTGGAACAATTAACAGCGCGGAACCAAGATGTCTCCGGTGGTCGGATTTTAGGGCAAAATTCCGAACCATTGACTCGCACCTTTGGACGCTTCCAAAATGCTAGGGAAATCGAAGACCTTTCCTTTGAAGTCGCTTCATCTCCCTCTACATCGTCTACTAACTCTACTGTTCCCACATCTTCCAGGCGTGTATATCTGCGAGACTTTGCCCAAGTTGTTGACGATACAGAAGAACAACGAGTATTTGTGTATCTCAACCGCCAGCCAGCAGTCAAATTATCAATTCAAAAGCAACCTGATGCTAACACAATTACAGTTGTTGATGGAGTTAAGAGACGGATAGAAGAATTGCGCCAGTCTGGCTTAATTCCAGAAGACATGATTTTAACACCAACGACAGATGAATCTCGCTTCATCCGTAATTCTCTCAATGATGTGATTTTTTCTGCTGTTTCTGGGGCATTGTTAGCAGCCGCAGCCGTACTGTTGTTTTTAGGTTCGCTTAGACAAACCTTGATTATTAGTTTGGCGATCCCACTTTGTACTTTAGCAGCGATCGCCCTAATGAAATTATTCGGTTTAACACTGAATGTCTTTAGTTTGGCTGGTTTGACGCTGGGTATCGGTCAAGCAATTGATACATCAGTCGTAATTTTAGAAAACATTGCCGAAAGAACTGGTATGACTCCCAATCAAAAAGAAAGGGAAATATTAGCAGATGGAGAACCAAAAACAAAACCTAATGCTAAATATTATATTGAAACAGCGATCGCATCCTCTCAAGAAGTTGAATCTGCTTTAGTAGCTGCTACTGCTGCTAACTTAGTTTCTGTCATACCTTTTTTGTTAATTGGCGGCTTTATCGCCCTACTCTTTAACGAACTAATTTTAACCATCAGCTTTGCCGTAGCCGCCTCTCTCCTTGTTGCTGTGACTATAGTTCCCATGCTGTGTTCTCGACTCCTAGCTATTCCCTGGTCGAGTCGTGTCAGCGAGTTTTGGCTACTACGACAGTTCAATCATCGTTTTGAAGATGTCACAATCTTCTACGGTCGGTTATTAAGACAGGTTCTACGCTACAGATTAATTATCATTGCTGTTGCCTTAGTAGTTTTAGGTAGCGGTACTGTCTTTATGGCAGGTCAAGTTTCTCAAGAAATCTTACCCCGCATCAACACAGGACAAGCCAACTTAAGAGTACAGTTTCCTCCAGGTACACCCTTGGAAACCTCCCAAAAAATCATGCAGGCTGTGGATGAAATCTTAATTAAACAACCTGAAACTGACTATGCTTTCACAACTGTCGGGGGTTCCCTATTTGGTAACAACACCACAGAAAACCCCTTAAGGGCGAACAGTACAATTTCGCTCAAAGCAGGACAAGATGTCGAAGCTTACGTCCAAAAGGTAACTCAAGAGTTGAATCAGCTTAATTTAGCAGGAATTACACTCCGCCTCAGTCCTGGACAAGTACGCGGTTTAATTTTGAGTAATACCCCAGCACAAGGTTCAGAAGTCGATGTCATCTTACAAGGTACAGATGAACAAAGCCTACAACAAGCAGGTAGACAAGTTCTGCAAGCCTTAGATGAAAACGCCACATTAGCTAGATTCCGACCAGATGCAGACCCCCGTCAACCAGAAGTTCAAATTCGTCCAGACTGGGAAAGAGTGGCATCTTTGGGACTAACAGCACAGCAAATCGGTCAAACTATTCAAACAGCTATTGAGGGTTCAGTTCCTACTCAAATTCAACGTAGCAACCGCCTAGTTGATGTGCGGGTCGAGTTGAATCAAGAGTCTATCCAACGTACTTCCCAACTAGAACGACTACCATTATTTACCGAAAATAACCAACTAGTACGCCTTTTGGACGTAGCGAGTATCCAAGAAGGTCAAGCCCCAGGAGAAATTCAGCGTATCAATCAGCGCCAAGTATTCATTATTGCAGGTAATCTCAGTGAGGGAGCCAGCCTTGGTGATGCTTTAGCACAGGTAAATCAGATAGTTCAAGGTTTAGAGTTACCTGAAGGCGTTTCATTTTTACCTAGTTCTGCCCAAGAAACTAATCAGCAACTACAAAACTCTTTGAAAACTTTGGGCGCGTTGGCAACGTTTTTAATTTTCGTCGTCATGGCTGTGCAGTATAACTCCCTAATTGACCCTTTAGTAATTATGTTTACAGTTCCACTAGCACTAGCTGGGGGTCTTTTCGGGCTGTATATTACTCAAACAGCTATTGGTGCAACCGTTTTAGTTGGTGCAGTATTGCTCGTGGGTATTGTAGTCAACGCAGGCATCTTGATGGTAGAACTAGCAAACCAAATTCGGGAAGAAGAAGGTTGTACCCGTCAAGTCGCTATCCTCAAAGCTGCACCTCAACGCCTGCGCCCCATTATGATGACCACAGTCACTACAATTTTAGGACTGTTCCCTCTAGCATTAGGTATTGGCGAAGGTTCGGAGTTTTTACAACCACTGGGAATCGTCGTCTTTTTTGGAATGGCGATCGCCACAATGCTCACCTTATTTATTATCCCTTGCTTCTACATCCTACTCCACGATGTACTAGGTGGTGCTTGGAGTAAGCCTTTGTCTACTCAGTTGCGTAGATGGACGAAAATGTTCAAGTTCTAA
- a CDS encoding SDR family oxidoreductase, with the protein MSGKIAFVTGATGLLGSNLCRELVLQGWRVKGLVRSIDKAKRFLGNSGVEFIQGDIENVPAFAQQLKGVDVVFHTAAFFREYYQPGSDWEKMKRINVNGTIELLQAAEAQGVARTVFISSSGVIQTYPDQPATETAPYSTFADKNLYFKTKVLAEQEVYRFLETSKMDVVMILPGWMMGPGDAAPTSAGQLVLDLLRRKLPGVINGGASLTDVRDVAAATVKAAERGERGGRYLVAGPLTNMKDIALEVEAISGVKAPRIEIPDGVALAIAWFLEKVTGLTGGVNPMPLAGIQSLFEKASLSSAKAERELGATFRPIRHTLKDTMLWYQSQGYL; encoded by the coding sequence ATGAGCGGCAAAATAGCGTTTGTGACTGGCGCAACTGGTTTGCTGGGTAGCAATCTTTGTCGAGAGTTGGTATTGCAAGGATGGCGGGTAAAGGGTCTAGTTCGTTCCATTGATAAGGCGAAACGTTTTTTGGGCAACAGTGGGGTTGAATTTATTCAAGGTGATATTGAAAATGTGCCTGCTTTTGCTCAGCAATTAAAGGGAGTAGATGTGGTATTTCACACGGCCGCCTTTTTCCGAGAGTATTATCAGCCGGGTAGTGACTGGGAGAAGATGAAGCGTATCAACGTGAATGGCACGATAGAACTTTTGCAAGCAGCAGAGGCGCAGGGAGTAGCAAGGACTGTTTTTATCTCATCTAGTGGAGTTATTCAGACTTATCCAGACCAGCCTGCCACTGAAACTGCTCCCTACAGCACATTCGCCGACAAGAATCTCTATTTCAAAACGAAGGTTTTGGCAGAACAGGAAGTTTACCGATTTTTAGAGACTAGCAAGATGGATGTGGTGATGATTCTTCCTGGTTGGATGATGGGGCCTGGGGATGCTGCACCGACTTCGGCGGGACAACTGGTACTAGATTTATTAAGACGTAAGTTGCCAGGAGTGATTAATGGTGGTGCTTCATTGACTGATGTCAGAGATGTGGCTGCTGCTACGGTGAAAGCTGCTGAACGAGGAGAACGAGGTGGACGTTATCTTGTAGCGGGGCCACTAACAAATATGAAAGATATTGCTTTAGAAGTGGAAGCGATTTCAGGGGTAAAAGCTCCTAGAATAGAAATTCCTGATGGGGTTGCACTAGCGATCGCTTGGTTCTTGGAAAAGGTCACAGGTTTGACTGGAGGTGTCAATCCAATGCCACTAGCTGGTATCCAGAGTTTATTTGAGAAAGCAAGCTTGAGTTCAGCTAAAGCCGAACGAGAGTTAGGCGCAACCTTTCGCCCTATCAGACATACGTTGAAAGATACGATGTTGTGGTATCAGTCTCAAGGCTATTTATAA
- the rplA gene encoding 50S ribosomal protein L1 translates to MTKKVSRRLRELQAKVEDREYAPLDALSLLKETATAKFAEAAEAHIRLGIDPKYTDQQLRTTVALPKGTGQIVRVAVIARGEKVTEASNAGADVVGSEELIDEIQKGRMDFDKLIATPDVMPQVARLGKLLGPRGLMPSPKGGTVTFDIASAIAEFKAGKLEFRADRTGIVHVMFGKASFSPEDLLVNLKALQETIDRNRPSGAKGRYWRTFYVSATMGPSIKVDINALRDFKLTEAA, encoded by the coding sequence ATGACCAAGAAAGTATCACGGCGCTTGCGGGAATTGCAAGCAAAAGTAGAAGATAGAGAATACGCGCCTCTAGATGCTCTCAGCCTGTTGAAAGAAACAGCTACAGCAAAATTTGCCGAAGCAGCAGAAGCGCATATCCGTTTAGGTATTGATCCAAAATATACAGACCAACAATTACGGACTACAGTTGCATTGCCTAAAGGTACAGGGCAGATTGTACGAGTAGCTGTAATTGCTCGTGGTGAAAAAGTTACCGAAGCCTCCAACGCTGGCGCGGACGTAGTTGGTTCAGAAGAACTAATCGACGAAATCCAAAAAGGTAGAATGGACTTCGATAAGTTGATTGCTACACCTGATGTTATGCCACAAGTGGCTAGACTTGGTAAGTTATTAGGCCCTCGTGGTTTAATGCCATCACCAAAAGGTGGTACAGTAACATTTGACATAGCAAGTGCGATCGCTGAATTTAAAGCAGGTAAACTAGAGTTCCGGGCTGACCGTACAGGCATCGTTCATGTTATGTTTGGTAAGGCATCCTTCTCGCCTGAAGATTTGTTGGTAAACTTGAAGGCGTTGCAAGAAACGATTGACCGTAACCGTCCTTCAGGAGCCAAGGGCCGTTACTGGCGCACATTTTATGTGTCTGCCACAATGGGGCCATCTATTAAAGTCGATATCAACGCTCTGAGAGATTTTAAACTGACTGAAGCAGCGTAA
- a CDS encoding type II toxin-antitoxin system PrlF family antitoxin, with translation MAVIPALYSESTLTDRYQTTVPEPVRKVLGLNKRDKLRYDIQPDGTVVISRADKTESDPILGEFLKFIARDMQKNPQHIQAISTDLVTRVQSLVAGVDVDLDAPLSDEDE, from the coding sequence ATGGCTGTAATACCAGCCTTATATTCAGAATCTACTCTTACTGATCGCTATCAGACTACAGTTCCTGAGCCTGTTCGCAAGGTACTAGGTTTGAATAAACGCGATAAACTCCGCTATGATATCCAGCCTGACGGAACAGTAGTTATCTCTCGCGCTGACAAAACAGAAAGTGATCCTATACTTGGAGAATTTCTCAAGTTTATTGCACGAGATATGCAAAAGAATCCTCAACACATACAAGCAATTAGCACAGACTTAGTAACCCGTGTTCAGTCCTTGGTTGCTGGAGTTGATGTTGATCTAGATGCACCACTCTCGGATGAGGATGAATAA
- a CDS encoding glycosyltransferase family 2 protein, producing MKFSVVITTYNRLDLLRRAINSVLQQTVPCEVVVVDDCSTDETQSYVRSLGDCVVYHRNETNQGHSAAVNTGVEKASGDWIKFLDDDDYLDINCVEQMSCAIALCPDAVICSCIAAQVDSNGVELSRTPKTGPGLAFYIPQTDIHYGMLLELVPFGTPVQVACRRDAFLKTGGWDAQLNTNCDDIDSWIKIAQFGHAIFLNQCLAYRTIWPGAYNQKFSLNQRLDTNILMKEKIYALVAEKHRLQIPSLDHMKDYLKLHWLIVALKQKNLSSFMSMLDTSILSTSAWKLLLNAVYSRKSQMNNERVNKLVLIEA from the coding sequence ATGAAATTTAGTGTTGTCATTACCACGTATAACCGCTTGGATTTGCTGCGTCGGGCGATTAATTCTGTACTGCAACAGACTGTACCCTGTGAGGTGGTTGTAGTTGACGATTGTTCAACGGATGAGACACAAAGCTATGTCAGAAGTTTGGGTGATTGTGTTGTATATCATCGCAATGAGACCAATCAAGGTCACTCCGCAGCTGTCAATACTGGGGTGGAGAAGGCTAGCGGTGATTGGATTAAATTTTTGGACGATGACGATTATCTAGATATTAACTGTGTAGAGCAAATGTCTTGTGCGATCGCACTCTGTCCTGACGCGGTAATTTGCTCTTGTATCGCCGCGCAGGTGGATAGTAACGGTGTTGAATTAAGTCGTACACCCAAAACTGGCCCTGGTTTAGCTTTTTACATTCCCCAAACCGACATTCATTACGGGATGCTGTTGGAACTTGTGCCATTTGGTACACCAGTACAAGTAGCTTGTCGCCGCGATGCTTTCTTAAAAACAGGTGGTTGGGATGCTCAACTTAATACTAACTGTGATGATATTGATTCTTGGATTAAAATTGCTCAGTTTGGTCATGCCATTTTCCTCAATCAGTGCTTGGCTTACCGGACAATTTGGCCTGGTGCTTATAATCAAAAGTTTTCTTTGAATCAGCGTTTAGATACAAATATTCTGATGAAGGAAAAAATTTATGCTTTAGTAGCTGAAAAACATCGCCTGCAAATTCCCTCTTTAGATCATATGAAAGATTACTTAAAGCTTCATTGGCTGATAGTTGCTTTGAAACAGAAGAATTTGTCAAGTTTTATGTCAATGTTAGATACATCTATACTTTCAACTTCTGCCTGGAAATTGTTGCTGAATGCTGTCTATTCACGCAAATCACAAATGAATAATGAACGTGTTAATAAATTGGTGTTGATTGAAGCGTAA
- the rplS gene encoding 50S ribosomal protein L19, whose product MNAQEIIRSIEAEHLKSNLPEIYIGDTVRVGVKIKEGDKYRVQPYEGVVIARRNGGLNETITVRRVFQGVGVERVFLLHSPRIDSIKVLRRGKVRRAKLYYLRGRVGKATRIKQRFDRSL is encoded by the coding sequence ATGAACGCTCAAGAGATTATCCGTTCCATAGAAGCGGAGCATTTAAAATCTAATCTGCCCGAAATTTACATCGGCGACACCGTTAGAGTCGGTGTGAAAATTAAAGAAGGCGACAAATATCGCGTACAGCCATACGAAGGCGTTGTCATTGCTAGACGCAACGGTGGTTTAAACGAAACCATTACAGTTCGTCGCGTATTCCAAGGCGTTGGTGTAGAACGGGTATTCCTGTTACACTCCCCTCGCATTGATAGCATTAAAGTATTACGTCGTGGTAAAGTAAGACGTGCTAAACTTTATTATCTGCGCGGTCGCGTAGGTAAAGCCACCCGGATCAAGCAGCGCTTCGACCGTTCCTTATAA